In Candidatus Hydrogenedentota bacterium, a single genomic region encodes these proteins:
- a CDS encoding leucine-rich repeat domain-containing protein: MYRLGCGLLILACAAVASAEVVIRVDQDRFSASSRDGMTWQTAFRTIQEGVAAAVNAGGGEIWVAEGSYTGPASMAQSGTGEMLGETHVILPAGVHLFGGFRGSETSRDQRNWVNERTYITGGNARRGVFVTGEGEATLDGFILQRGRGERGGGLYNDGTRLALANCRFERNAADLHGGGLYNSTAAITTSSNLVFWDNTAAFAGGGLYSDAESLSLERCNFSNNDAAVGGGIYGAGGKSHFLQCTLTNNTASDAGGGYAYEGVETTEFTNCVVSGNSAGTLGGGIFHDGYRVSLTNTTIARNSAPEGGGFYVGQGFPLLLNSIVYGNGASNLREAIDYPFNMLASCIEHEAIDAMQGIINSAPQFIDPARQGFGLGAASPCLDTGLADWASVGIDLLGTARPQRAGIDMGALEMIVPGESRDTDRDGMPDVWEQVHFGTLDRNGGASYDADGLSDINDYRYGTDPGNADTDGDTVSDGDEVNYGTDPLDPSSSPEVAEFPDDNLEAAIRSRIGKQSGTIYVGDVSGIVSLTANYKRIVDLTGLEHLESLQSLELRGNQIYDLSPLADLEHVYYLDLYGNLIEDIGPLSGWSALAYVDLMDNLIADIDAAAGWTQLEELILYSNFVSDLTPLAGAERLIALNLTYNRVVELTPLAELSGLVYLHLSGNRIASLEGVQDLTALRSLDVANNRIASLDEIAGLTSLTSLYASDNRITDLAPLTGLTELTSLWISSNRVSDLSPIAGATKLENLYASSNRISDLSPIAELSPLRFLSLSSNRIESLVPLSGLVALYDLNLNQNAITNLQGFPNAPGLRDLYLQDNELSNLDGLPAIPAIYYAYLSGNHLSELGTLATLCPNLHTLDIARNPITDLSPIAAWSQLSELDVSRTDVSDFTPLSAMNRLRYLKAANNRMTDLSWVTPLTGLSYLNVADNNLEDISAVSSLNELDDLDLSGNPLRDLSAIPAGANLDWLGLSNCGLHDLSTLAASTALRSLSLSGNCLTYLPDLTRFPNLYDVALRDNRIADITGLAGAQSLYSLDLGRNQISDISSLATLSSLRYLDVDYNQLESLAPLSSLNALYSLNAGYNRISDLSPLTGQVNLYSLQLASNRIVDLTPLAELHQLEILSIPLNTITDLAPLAGLENLFFLFASYNDIQDLSPLAMLSSLEHLHIADNQIADLSPLQDMNGLIALAISQNPISTLDPLTALTGLRNLQVYGLGLESLGPLTQLTNLEMLLIGANAISDLQAFAAFPLLEYLEISESGLAQIDTLPPFPWLRYLNVSGNAITDITKVASYPRLEYLYIADNQIGDLGAVAALDDLQYPRIDQNPLRDLTPLASLKHLVNLNASDLNIENLAPITHFEELQTLTLDRTPVSDLTQIPELVSGGNLYLQSTGVSDLTPLLERTDRSRNLRVKLGNNPLGAEVFCTQLGQLERQGQKPFHSVDVEAQPALVYLPFQNIELACAEPTGDPDEDGVVTIDEVNAGTDPLVSDAPGEGEGEGEGEGEGEGEGEGEGEGEGEGEGEGEGEGEGEGEGEGEGEGEGEGEGELGESNQYSWDGSWSPTPNELPPPGFYDDDYFDGHDVLGVPSPILPPGNWDFIDPITSNIALLSLHRNFVQNVAEIVLLVDEDMNPYGWRLEGADPAATNLIGAIGSYQGSSGVDIADTGPGGTMRSGEFRMGDGPDVLRFATYASSDARTGSDLDGNERDNDLVIAGDDIIRAVMDPAVRAATLHTGPGNDLVFVNNMEQAAIDLGNGADGRTDTLDPEDGDDMIVIGGNLRDSRIYGGGGDDIFVWHIDETGPTSALLANSFFGTGGWLPAVWEDTGRDRLILVIPDDTTVFSGAGVVDNGEVQVGTRPSWPDTPVPDPPTVDNVFARYYGIAGLSPEGNRRSVFFDYKSVSGHVRAGDILLTGVEELQLGIGPDAKVYRLDDVNGAAILAP; encoded by the coding sequence ATGTATCGTCTGGGATGCGGGTTGCTGATACTCGCCTGTGCCGCCGTGGCGTCGGCGGAGGTCGTGATTCGGGTGGATCAAGATCGGTTCTCCGCATCCTCGCGCGACGGCATGACCTGGCAGACGGCATTCCGGACCATCCAGGAGGGCGTGGCCGCGGCGGTGAACGCGGGCGGTGGCGAAATATGGGTGGCGGAGGGATCGTACACCGGACCCGCGAGCATGGCCCAGAGCGGCACCGGCGAGATGCTGGGCGAGACCCATGTCATCCTGCCCGCGGGGGTGCACCTCTTCGGCGGCTTTCGGGGCTCCGAAACGTCGCGGGATCAGCGAAACTGGGTAAACGAGCGCACCTACATCACTGGCGGCAACGCGCGGCGCGGCGTCTTCGTCACGGGCGAGGGCGAAGCAACCCTGGATGGCTTCATCCTCCAAAGGGGTCGCGGGGAGCGGGGCGGCGGCCTCTACAACGACGGCACCCGATTGGCCCTCGCCAATTGCCGTTTCGAGCGCAACGCCGCGGACCTCCACGGGGGCGGCCTCTACAACAGCACTGCGGCTATCACAACTTCCTCCAACCTTGTCTTCTGGGACAATACGGCGGCTTTCGCCGGGGGCGGCCTCTATTCGGATGCGGAATCCCTTTCCCTGGAGCGCTGCAATTTCTCCAACAACGATGCGGCCGTTGGCGGCGGCATCTACGGGGCTGGCGGCAAGAGCCACTTCCTCCAGTGCACGCTCACCAACAACACCGCATCGGATGCGGGCGGGGGCTATGCCTACGAGGGCGTGGAAACCACCGAGTTCACCAATTGCGTTGTTTCCGGCAACAGCGCGGGCACCTTGGGCGGCGGTATATTCCACGACGGCTACCGCGTCTCACTCACAAACACCACCATCGCGCGCAACAGCGCCCCCGAAGGCGGCGGCTTTTACGTCGGCCAGGGCTTTCCCCTGCTGCTCAACAGCATCGTGTACGGCAATGGCGCAAGTAATCTGCGCGAAGCCATCGACTACCCCTTCAACATGCTGGCTTCCTGTATTGAGCATGAAGCAATCGATGCGATGCAGGGAATCATCAACAGCGCGCCGCAATTCATCGATCCCGCGCGCCAGGGATTCGGCCTCGGTGCCGCATCGCCCTGCCTGGACACCGGCCTGGCGGATTGGGCATCGGTAGGCATCGATCTGCTCGGAACGGCGCGACCGCAACGCGCCGGCATCGACATGGGCGCGCTGGAAATGATTGTGCCCGGCGAATCTCGCGACACCGACCGCGATGGAATGCCGGACGTGTGGGAACAAGTCCATTTCGGCACGCTGGACCGGAACGGCGGTGCCAGCTACGACGCCGATGGACTCTCCGATATCAACGACTACCGGTATGGAACGGACCCGGGCAACGCCGACACGGACGGCGACACGGTATCCGATGGCGACGAGGTGAATTACGGCACGGATCCCCTGGACCCCAGCAGCTCGCCCGAAGTGGCGGAGTTCCCCGACGACAATCTGGAAGCCGCGATTCGCAGCAGAATCGGGAAGCAATCCGGAACGATCTACGTCGGAGATGTGTCGGGAATCGTGAGCCTGACGGCCAACTACAAACGCATTGTCGATCTCACCGGCCTCGAGCATCTGGAGAGCCTTCAGTCGCTTGAACTTCGCGGAAACCAGATTTACGATCTGTCACCGCTGGCGGATCTCGAGCATGTTTACTATCTCGACCTCTACGGCAACTTGATCGAAGATATCGGCCCGCTGTCCGGGTGGAGTGCGCTGGCGTATGTGGATCTGATGGACAACCTGATCGCTGACATCGATGCGGCGGCGGGTTGGACCCAGCTCGAAGAATTGATTCTGTACAGCAATTTCGTCTCGGATCTCACGCCTCTTGCCGGTGCCGAGCGCTTGATCGCGCTGAACCTCACGTACAATCGCGTGGTCGAACTCACACCCCTCGCTGAGCTGAGCGGACTGGTGTATCTACACCTGAGTGGAAATCGCATTGCAAGTCTGGAGGGAGTGCAGGACCTGACCGCCCTGAGATCGCTGGACGTGGCAAATAATCGGATAGCCTCGCTGGATGAAATCGCGGGCCTGACGTCGCTGACATCTCTCTACGCTTCCGACAACAGAATTACGGACCTTGCGCCCCTAACCGGACTCACCGAGTTGACATCACTCTGGATATCTTCCAATCGGGTATCCGATTTGAGTCCCATCGCGGGCGCAACGAAGTTGGAAAATCTGTACGCAAGCAGTAACAGGATCAGCGATCTGTCCCCCATTGCGGAATTGAGCCCACTGCGTTTCCTCTCCCTATCTTCAAATCGAATCGAAAGTCTGGTGCCGCTGTCTGGATTGGTTGCGCTGTACGACTTGAACCTGAACCAGAATGCGATCACGAACCTTCAGGGCTTTCCCAACGCCCCGGGATTGCGAGATCTCTATCTGCAAGATAACGAACTGTCCAATCTGGACGGTCTTCCCGCGATCCCGGCGATCTACTACGCCTACTTGAGCGGCAATCACCTGAGCGAGCTCGGCACCTTGGCGACGCTCTGCCCCAACCTCCACACGCTGGATATCGCCCGAAATCCTATTACGGATCTGAGTCCGATAGCGGCATGGTCACAGCTTTCGGAACTCGACGTATCGCGGACGGATGTCAGCGACTTCACTCCCTTGTCCGCAATGAATCGTTTGAGATACCTGAAAGCCGCGAACAACAGGATGACCGACCTTTCGTGGGTGACGCCTCTCACGGGCCTGTCCTACCTCAATGTGGCGGACAACAACCTCGAAGACATTTCTGCAGTTTCAAGTCTCAATGAACTTGATGACTTGGACCTTTCGGGCAATCCCCTTCGAGACCTGTCCGCAATTCCGGCGGGAGCAAACCTGGATTGGCTAGGCCTGAGCAATTGCGGCCTCCACGACCTCTCCACACTCGCGGCAAGCACCGCCCTCCGGTCGCTTTCATTGTCTGGCAACTGCCTTACGTACCTACCTGACCTGACTCGTTTCCCCAATCTCTACGACGTGGCTCTGAGGGATAATCGAATCGCCGACATTACGGGCCTCGCCGGAGCGCAATCCCTTTACTCGCTTGACCTCGGTCGCAATCAGATTTCCGACATCTCGAGCCTCGCGACACTTTCCAGCTTGCGATATCTTGATGTGGACTATAACCAGCTTGAGTCGCTTGCCCCCTTGAGCTCATTAAATGCCCTCTATTCGCTCAACGCAGGTTACAATCGCATCAGCGACCTTTCTCCTCTGACCGGACAGGTCAATCTGTATTCGCTCCAACTCGCGAGCAATAGAATCGTCGATCTGACCCCCCTCGCCGAGCTTCACCAATTGGAGATCCTGTCCATTCCATTGAATACCATTACGGACCTGGCTCCCCTGGCGGGTCTCGAAAACCTGTTTTTCCTCTTCGCCTCCTACAACGACATCCAAGACCTCAGCCCACTCGCCATGTTGAGCAGCTTGGAGCACTTACATATTGCCGACAACCAGATTGCAGATCTCTCGCCGCTCCAGGATATGAATGGACTGATAGCACTCGCTATCTCCCAGAATCCGATTTCCACGCTCGATCCTCTGACGGCGCTGACCGGCTTGCGGAATCTCCAAGTGTACGGCCTCGGCCTGGAGTCCCTGGGTCCCCTGACCCAACTCACCAACTTGGAAATGCTGCTCATCGGCGCGAACGCCATATCCGACCTTCAGGCCTTCGCGGCCTTTCCATTGTTGGAGTATCTCGAGATCTCCGAAAGCGGTCTCGCACAGATCGACACGCTGCCCCCCTTCCCCTGGCTTCGCTACCTGAACGTGTCGGGCAATGCCATTACTGATATCACCAAAGTAGCCTCCTATCCCCGCCTTGAATACCTCTACATCGCTGACAACCAAATCGGAGACCTTGGGGCCGTCGCGGCGCTGGACGATTTGCAATATCCCCGAATTGACCAGAATCCGCTCCGCGACCTTACTCCCCTGGCGTCGTTAAAGCACCTCGTGAATTTGAATGCCAGCGACCTGAACATCGAAAACCTGGCACCCATAACCCATTTTGAAGAATTGCAAACGCTCACGCTGGACCGCACGCCCGTTTCGGACCTGACCCAGATCCCGGAATTGGTATCCGGGGGCAACTTATACCTTCAGAGCACCGGGGTGAGCGACCTGACTCCGCTGCTGGAACGCACCGACCGTTCGAGAAATCTTCGCGTTAAATTGGGAAACAATCCGCTCGGTGCTGAGGTCTTCTGCACGCAATTGGGCCAGCTTGAGCGCCAGGGCCAGAAGCCATTTCACTCCGTCGATGTCGAAGCGCAACCCGCCCTGGTGTACCTGCCTTTCCAGAACATCGAGCTTGCCTGCGCCGAGCCCACCGGCGATCCCGACGAGGATGGCGTTGTGACTATCGACGAAGTTAATGCCGGAACGGATCCCCTGGTATCCGACGCCCCGGGCGAGGGTGAAGGCGAAGGCGAGGGTGAAGGCGAAGGCGAAGGCGAGGGTGAAGGCGAAGGCGAGGGTGAAGGCGAGGGTGAAGGCGAGGGTGAAGGCGAGGGTGAAGGCGAGGGTGAAGGTGAAGGTGAAGGTGAAGGTGAAGGCGAGGGTGAAGGTGAACTTGGCGAGTCGAACCAGTACTCGTGGGACGGAAGTTGGTCCCCCACGCCCAATGAATTGCCGCCACCAGGATTCTATGACGATGACTATTTCGACGGGCACGACGTACTTGGTGTGCCTTCGCCCATTTTGCCTCCGGGGAATTGGGACTTTATCGACCCGATTACGAGCAATATCGCGCTGCTGAGCCTTCACCGAAACTTTGTTCAAAACGTGGCTGAGATTGTGCTGCTGGTCGACGAAGATATGAATCCCTATGGCTGGCGGCTTGAAGGCGCCGATCCCGCGGCGACAAACCTGATCGGGGCCATCGGCTCGTACCAGGGTTCCTCCGGGGTCGACATCGCCGATACCGGTCCGGGCGGCACCATGCGTTCCGGCGAGTTCCGCATGGGCGACGGGCCAGACGTGCTGCGATTCGCCACCTACGCGTCTTCCGATGCGCGGACGGGCTCCGACCTCGATGGCAACGAGCGGGACAACGACCTGGTCATCGCCGGTGACGATATCATCCGCGCGGTAATGGATCCCGCGGTGCGGGCGGCGACCCTGCACACGGGGCCGGGCAACGATCTGGTCTTTGTCAATAATATGGAGCAGGCGGCTATCGATTTGGGCAACGGCGCGGACGGGCGTACCGACACGCTGGACCCGGAAGATGGCGACGACATGATCGTTATTGGTGGCAACCTCCGCGACAGCCGCATCTACGGCGGCGGCGGGGACGACATCTTTGTGTGGCACATCGACGAGACCGGGCCGACCTCAGCCCTCCTTGCCAATTCCTTCTTCGGCACGGGCGGCTGGCTTCCGGCTGTCTGGGAAGACACCGGCAGGGATCGCCTGATCCTGGTCATTCCCGACGACACCACCGTCTTCAGCGGGGCTGGCGTCGTGGACAATGGCGAGGTCCAGGTGGGTACCCGCCCAAGCTGGCCGGACACCCCGGTCCCGGACCCGCCCACGGTCGACAACGTATTTGCGCGCTACTACGGCATCGCGGGCCTCAGCCCGGAGGGCAATCGCCGTTCGGTTTTCTTCGACTACAAGTCCGTCTCGGGTCACGTTCGCGCCGGAGACATCCTTCTGACCGGGGTGGAGGAACTCCAACTGGGCATAGGTCCCGACGCCAAGGTGTACCGCCTTGACGACGTCAACGGCGCGGCCATTCTCGCGCCGG
- a CDS encoding PKD domain-containing protein, producing the protein MDISRLSARPRLMSLACAIALLAAFATPRTAAAPLDDYIAAPDPTYSYELLSTTPGAGYTSHIYTMNSQTWRSAEEVDRPVWQHWIRVAVPNVRTHDKAMLLISGGSNGGGAPTTVDPEMGAIAVATQAIVVELKMVPNERIRFLDEKDYRYVNAGRTEDEMIAYTWDKFFSTGDATWLARLPMTKSVVRAMDTIDAEFDVTGYFVAGASKRGWTTWTTAAADPRVEAIAPLVIDVLNVEASLQHHYDAYGDWALSIQDYADMGQMDILHTDAFRAMLAIEDPYSYLDRLTMPKFIINSAGDQFFLPDSSQFYFGDLQGEKHLRYVPNSDHGLDTPDALQDLTTYFGAYLNNIPRPEFTWSIEENGSLRVETQTAPTRVLLWKASNPDARDFRQETIGDAWTSTTLQETSPGVYVASVPEPARGWTAFFVELEFDSGLTYPFQFTTEVKVVPDILPFKDANIRPEIANPTPLDTYVNTPDPAYEYELLSKVDREGYTSYVYTMNSQNWRSPSEVDRTLWQHWLLVAVPDEHLHDDALMWIGGGDNGGAAPSEIDPKWGALAASTLSIVAEVKMIPNQYLRFPDETDPRYLESGREEDEMIAYAWEKFRQTKDPLWLPRLPMTKAVMRAMDTLQAEFTSVQGFMVAGASKRGWTTWTVAAADPRVRALAPHVIDLLNIVPSFQHHHAAYGDWAEAVGSYVDMGLFNWFEGPDFQDLLDIVDPYSYRERYVMPKFIVNASGDEFFLPDSSQFYFDELPGQKYLRYVPNTTHSLNDEAFTDLTAYYGSYLFNTNRPKFTWEKTAPGTLAIHTDTAPTRVVLWQATNPTARNFIDATYTSRVLPHLGGGNYTANVTEPAGGWRAFFVELEFPNGEYFPAGSPFAELDLAPFRFTTDVHVIPDTLPFGGEGEGEGEGEGEGEGEGEGEGEGEGEGEGEGEGEGEGEGEGEGEGEGEGEGEGEGEGEGEGEGEIIVDADFMAFPSSGSAPLTVNFTDTSETSGETILSWFWNFGDNTFSNQPNPTHVYDRVGMYTVSLSITTASGSSAEVRREYIIVGPGGEGEGEGEGEGEGEGEGEGEGEGEGEGEGEGEGEGEGEGEGEGEGEGEGEGEGEGEIPNAEESLLAAFSSADANSDGRLSFSEARAQLPGLSRDQFDDMDANQDGLLSRAELGEAPEPTGCPAGKPGLPKPGDLFLLGLAMLALLVGNARMR; encoded by the coding sequence ATGGATATCTCCAGACTCTCCGCACGCCCGCGCCTGATGTCACTCGCGTGCGCCATCGCCCTGCTGGCCGCCTTCGCCACGCCCCGGACCGCAGCCGCACCGCTGGACGACTACATCGCCGCTCCCGACCCGACCTACAGCTATGAACTCCTGAGCACCACGCCGGGCGCGGGCTACACCTCCCATATCTACACCATGAATTCCCAGACCTGGCGAAGTGCGGAAGAGGTGGATAGACCCGTATGGCAGCACTGGATCCGCGTGGCCGTTCCGAATGTCAGGACCCACGACAAGGCCATGCTGCTCATCTCCGGCGGGAGCAACGGAGGCGGCGCACCCACGACAGTCGATCCGGAGATGGGCGCCATCGCCGTGGCCACCCAGGCCATCGTGGTCGAGCTCAAGATGGTCCCCAACGAGCGAATCCGCTTTCTGGATGAAAAGGACTACCGCTATGTGAATGCGGGGCGCACCGAGGACGAAATGATCGCCTACACCTGGGACAAGTTCTTCAGCACCGGCGACGCCACCTGGCTGGCCCGACTCCCCATGACCAAGTCCGTGGTGCGCGCCATGGACACCATCGACGCCGAATTCGACGTGACGGGTTATTTTGTGGCGGGAGCCTCCAAGCGCGGTTGGACCACCTGGACCACGGCCGCGGCGGATCCGCGCGTGGAGGCCATAGCCCCGCTGGTCATCGATGTGCTCAACGTCGAAGCGAGCCTGCAACATCATTATGACGCCTACGGCGACTGGGCCCTTTCCATCCAGGACTATGCCGACATGGGCCAGATGGATATCCTCCACACCGATGCCTTTCGAGCCATGCTTGCCATCGAAGACCCCTACAGTTATCTCGACCGCCTCACCATGCCCAAGTTCATCATCAATTCGGCGGGCGACCAGTTCTTCCTGCCGGACTCGTCCCAGTTCTATTTCGGTGATCTTCAGGGCGAAAAGCACCTGCGCTATGTGCCCAATTCCGATCACGGTCTGGATACCCCCGACGCACTGCAGGACCTGACCACGTACTTCGGCGCCTATCTGAACAATATTCCCCGGCCCGAGTTCACCTGGTCCATCGAGGAGAACGGTTCCCTCCGCGTGGAAACACAGACCGCCCCCACCCGCGTCCTCCTGTGGAAGGCCAGCAACCCCGACGCGCGGGATTTTCGCCAGGAAACCATCGGCGATGCCTGGACCAGCACCACGCTCCAGGAAACGAGCCCCGGAGTCTATGTCGCCAGTGTCCCCGAGCCCGCCCGCGGCTGGACCGCTTTCTTCGTGGAGCTGGAGTTCGACAGCGGCCTGACATACCCCTTCCAGTTCACAACCGAGGTCAAGGTTGTTCCCGACATCCTGCCCTTCAAAGACGCCAACATCCGACCCGAAATCGCCAATCCCACACCGCTGGACACCTACGTAAACACACCCGACCCCGCGTACGAATACGAACTGCTGAGCAAAGTCGACCGCGAGGGCTACACCTCCTACGTCTATACCATGAACTCCCAGAACTGGCGAAGCCCCAGCGAGGTTGACCGCACCCTCTGGCAGCACTGGCTCCTCGTTGCCGTGCCCGACGAGCACCTCCACGACGACGCCCTGATGTGGATCGGCGGCGGCGACAATGGCGGCGCGGCGCCATCGGAAATCGACCCCAAGTGGGGCGCTCTGGCCGCCAGCACCCTCTCGATCGTGGCCGAGGTCAAAATGATTCCGAACCAGTACCTGCGCTTCCCCGATGAAACCGACCCCCGATATCTGGAGAGCGGACGCGAGGAGGACGAAATGATCGCCTACGCCTGGGAGAAATTCCGGCAGACGAAAGATCCCCTCTGGCTCCCCCGCCTCCCCATGACCAAGGCCGTCATGCGCGCCATGGACACCCTTCAGGCCGAATTTACCAGCGTGCAGGGCTTCATGGTGGCGGGCGCCTCCAAGCGCGGCTGGACCACCTGGACCGTGGCGGCGGCTGACCCCCGGGTCCGGGCTCTGGCTCCCCACGTCATCGATCTGCTCAATATCGTGCCCAGTTTCCAGCATCACCACGCCGCCTATGGCGACTGGGCCGAGGCCGTGGGCAGCTATGTGGACATGGGCCTCTTCAACTGGTTTGAAGGCCCTGATTTCCAGGACCTGCTCGATATTGTGGACCCCTACAGCTACCGTGAACGCTACGTCATGCCCAAGTTCATCGTCAACGCCTCGGGCGATGAATTTTTCCTGCCGGATTCGTCCCAGTTTTACTTCGACGAACTGCCCGGCCAGAAATACCTGCGCTATGTGCCCAACACCACCCACAGCCTGAACGATGAGGCCTTCACCGACCTCACCGCGTACTATGGCTCCTACCTGTTCAACACCAACCGCCCGAAATTCACCTGGGAAAAAACCGCGCCGGGCACCCTCGCCATCCACACCGACACCGCGCCGACCCGCGTGGTGCTCTGGCAGGCCACCAACCCCACGGCGCGCAATTTCATCGACGCGACCTACACCAGCCGGGTACTCCCCCACCTCGGCGGTGGAAACTACACAGCCAACGTAACCGAACCCGCAGGAGGCTGGCGCGCCTTTTTCGTTGAGCTGGAATTCCCGAATGGTGAGTACTTCCCGGCGGGCTCGCCCTTCGCAGAACTGGATCTCGCCCCCTTCCGATTCACCACGGATGTACATGTAATCCCGGATACTCTGCCTTTCGGTGGCGAAGGCGAAGGCGAAGGCGAGGGCGAGGGCGAGGGCGAGGGCGAGGGCGAGGGCGAGGGCGAGGGCGAGGGTGAAGGTGAAGGTGAAGGTGAAGGCGAAGGCGAAGGCGAGGGTGAGGGCGAAGGCGAGGGCGAAGGTGAGGGCGAAGGCGAGGGCGAGGGCGAAGGTGAGGGCGAAGGTGAGGGCGAGATCATCGTGGATGCCGACTTTATGGCCTTCCCGTCCTCGGGAAGTGCACCCTTGACCGTCAATTTCACGGATACTTCAGAAACCAGTGGCGAGACCATTCTGAGCTGGTTCTGGAATTTCGGCGACAACACCTTCAGCAATCAGCCCAACCCAACGCACGTCTATGATCGTGTCGGAATGTATACGGTCTCACTCAGTATCACCACGGCCTCGGGTAGCTCCGCGGAAGTTCGCCGTGAATATATCATCGTTGGACCAGGCGGCGAAGGCGAGGGCGAAGGCGAGGGCGAAGGTGAGGGCGAAGGCGAGGGTGAAGGCGAGGGTGAAGGCGAGGGTGAAGGCGAGGGTGAAGGCGAGGGTGAAGGCGAGGGTGAGGGTGAGGGTGAAGGTGAGGGTGAGGGTGAGGGTGAGGGTGAGGGTGAAGGTGAAATCCCCAACGCGGAAGAAAGCCTGCTCGCGGCCTTCTCCAGCGCCGATGCCAACAGCGACGGACGCCTGAGCTTCAGCGAGGCCCGCGCCCAGTTACCCGGCCTCTCCCGCGATCAGTTTGACGACATGGACGCCAATCAGGACGGCCTCCTCAGCCGCGCCGAACTGGGTGAAGCGCCGGAACCCACGGGATGCCCCGCGGGCAAGCCCGGCTTGCCGAAACCGGGCGATCTGTTCCTGCTTGGCCTGGCGATGCTCGCGCTGCTCGTGGGCAACGCGCGAATGCGTTGA